Within the Enterococcus hirae ATCC 9790 genome, the region CTACTGACCCTGGTGTAAAGGCACTAGTAATATTCCCCAAAGCATTTTCTGTCAACTCTTTGGACCCTTCTTGGTGGCTAAATCCTGTCATAGCCAATATCTCACCGGTTTGTGGATTCATCGCTACTGCATACGCCCCTGGCGAATAAGTTGCTTTTCCACTATCCACTAATTTTTGGTAGTTTGTCTTTAAGATATTTTCGACTTTGGCTTGGAAATCAGCGTTAAGAGACAACATGAGGTTGGACCCTTTTTCACCAGCAAAGATTTCTTTTTGATTCGTTACATTCCCATTACTATCGAGGGTTACTTCATATTGGGTTTTTGTTCCTTGTAAAACATCTTCATATTGCTTTTCAAGGTAACTTTGTCCCACACGATCATTACGAGAATAGCCTTTAGCTAAGTATTCATCTACTTCATCAGCTGGTAAACCTTGTTTTTCTGTTGTCACACTACCTAAAATACTTTTGATTGAGTCAGCAGCCGTGTATTGACGTGTCCAGTCGGTTCCTGTGGATACTCCAGGTAGTTCTGAAGCATGTTCGGAAACAACCGCTAATTCTTGATCAGTCACACCTGAATTTTTGATAAATACCGTGTTCAACTCATACGCGCTATTCATGCGTTTAAAAATTGTCGCGATTTTTAATTGTTCTTCATTGAAGTTGATTTCACTATCAGTTACTTTGTCAACTAACGCTTTGTATTGATCGCTGGAATCAAGTTGTTTTTCCTTTGCTGTTAAGCGTTCCGTTGCTTCTTTCAAATGCTTAGGATCAGCTAACCAAAAGTCTTTTTTATCTCGTTCAGTTAAATTTTCATCAACTGGCACATTGATTAATTGATTTAGTCTTGTCGCTACTTTAAGCAGATCCTCTGCCGTCATTTTTGTTCCTCTGGTGAAAGTAATTGCTTGATTCGCTTGGTTCGTCACCAATGGTTTACCTGTCGAATCGTAAATCATCCCCCTCGGAGAACTGGTTTGGATCGTTAGCGTCGATGATGATTTCACTTTGGCTTCCATTGCTTCGCCATTAACGATTTGTAGATAACCTAATCGTGCAATCAATGCGACGAATAATGTAAATATGATGAAAAAAAGAAAATTCAACCGAAAAGGGACATGGGAACGTCGAAATGTTTTGTTTTTCGGCTCTTGTGCACCTTTTTTCAATTTATCCATCCATGAATTGTTTAATAGTTTTTTCATAAACTCTCTCATCATTCCTATCTTTTTCCTACTTACTGTTATGTTTCATTGTACCTAAATTTCTTGAAATAAAAAAGAAGAAACGAAAATCACTAATAAATTCTTTAACTTATTTCAAGTTAATATTCTTTTTTTGTTTCACAGGATAAAATCGTGTCAAGTTTTCAAACAATTCAAACCTTTAAAAAAATAAAGTTTTTTATTTAATTTATCATTTTCTTATCGTGAAACACAACAAATGATATTTTTACTGTGGAAAACTTTTTATAATGCTCTTACCGTTTTGAACCAAAGTATCCTTTAATTACTTGTCTGGTTTCACGAACTTTTTCCTTCAACTGTTCATTCTTTGTCATATATAAATAAAAAATAATATCGATAGTAACAAACTGAGCCAGCAAAGAATTTGTAGCAGCGCTTCGATTGGTAATTTCCTTTGGACGTGAGGTTTGTACAACAACATCCGCCAACTTACTTAAAGGATTATTTCCAAATTGCGTTAAAGCAAT harbors:
- a CDS encoding peptidoglycan D,D-transpeptidase FtsI family protein, with the translated sequence MMREFMKKLLNNSWMDKLKKGAQEPKNKTFRRSHVPFRLNFLFFIIFTLFVALIARLGYLQIVNGEAMEAKVKSSSTLTIQTSSPRGMIYDSTGKPLVTNQANQAITFTRGTKMTAEDLLKVATRLNQLINVPVDENLTERDKKDFWLADPKHLKEATERLTAKEKQLDSSDQYKALVDKVTDSEINFNEEQLKIATIFKRMNSAYELNTVFIKNSGVTDQELAVVSEHASELPGVSTGTDWTRQYTAADSIKSILGSVTTEKQGLPADEVDEYLAKGYSRNDRVGQSYLEKQYEDVLQGTKTQYEVTLDSNGNVTNQKEIFAGEKGSNLMLSLNADFQAKVENILKTNYQKLVDSGKATYSPGAYAVAMNPQTGEILAMTGFSHQEGSKELTENALGNITSAFTPGSVVKAGTLTAGWQTNVISGNQVLVDEPIKLQGSSEKSSVFNRSGRIAINAVKALELSSNTYMIKVALKMLGLEYTPNMGLPSLNEESKAYEELRKAFKQFGLGTKTGIDLPNESPGISRSVDFMKKFNADNGAQWYTPGNFTDLAFGQFDTYTPIQLAQYASTVANGGKRIQPRLVKGIYGNDENGNLGPVKKELETKVEDTVDISPADMSILREGFHQVVHGTDAYTTAKPLASAKMDLSAKTGTAETVAEGHPDITTVNSNIVAYGPSDNPQIAISVVLPNLLDEKDHMNLVIAKEIMDTYYDMFMAK